One window from the genome of Mycolicibacterium gadium encodes:
- a CDS encoding ATP-grasp domain-containing protein, whose protein sequence is MKLARPDVFHPRVVLAGCQALPEGEGDDGELVAALRRRGLHAHWLSWDDPDTLKADLVILRATWDYIERLDEFLQWTTNVRNLVNAPAVVSWNSDKAYLADLAEAGVPVVPSTFIAPGEQMHLPAGEIVVKPAVGAGSFGAQRFHDSQAARRHVASLHDDGRTALVQPYDRRVEDGETALVFLRGRQSHAFTKGPILPSQGGQPAFDDSGTYAEESLTPAEPDFELWDVGHAALSAAAAHLGIDAAELLYARVDVIGGPDDPQLLELELVEPSLGWRQLDAATRSSRQRDFAVGVEETLERLGLGPLSHRRP, encoded by the coding sequence ATGAAACTGGCCCGCCCCGATGTCTTCCATCCGCGCGTCGTGCTGGCCGGCTGCCAGGCGTTACCCGAGGGCGAAGGTGACGATGGCGAACTCGTCGCGGCGCTGCGCCGGCGAGGACTGCACGCCCACTGGTTGTCCTGGGACGATCCGGACACACTGAAGGCTGACCTGGTGATTCTGCGGGCAACGTGGGACTACATCGAGCGGCTCGACGAGTTCCTCCAGTGGACCACCAACGTCCGTAACCTCGTCAACGCCCCCGCGGTGGTCTCGTGGAACAGCGACAAGGCATATCTGGCCGACCTCGCCGAGGCCGGTGTGCCCGTTGTCCCCAGCACGTTCATAGCCCCGGGCGAGCAAATGCACCTACCCGCGGGCGAAATCGTCGTCAAACCTGCCGTGGGCGCGGGATCCTTTGGTGCACAACGGTTCCACGACAGTCAAGCGGCCCGACGCCATGTCGCGTCGCTGCACGACGACGGCCGGACGGCGCTGGTGCAGCCCTACGACCGGCGCGTCGAAGACGGCGAGACGGCCCTGGTCTTCCTGCGCGGCCGCCAGTCGCACGCATTCACCAAGGGGCCGATCCTGCCGTCGCAGGGAGGTCAGCCCGCGTTCGACGACTCGGGCACGTACGCCGAGGAGTCGCTGACCCCGGCCGAGCCGGACTTCGAGCTATGGGATGTCGGGCATGCTGCACTGTCCGCGGCGGCCGCGCACCTCGGCATCGACGCGGCCGAGCTGCTGTACGCACGGGTCGATGTGATCGGCGGCCCTGACGATCCGCAACTGCTGGAACTCGAACTCGTCGAACCGTCGCTGGGATGGCGGCAGCTAGACGCCGCTACCCGGAGCAGCAGGCAACGCGACTTCGCCGTCGGGGTCGAGGAAACCCTCGAGCGCCTCGGGCTCGGCCCGCTCTCGCATCGACGCCCATAG
- the sufB gene encoding Fe-S cluster assembly protein SufB, translating into MTTTPEALTQEQTIESLGRYGYGWADSDVAGASAQRGLSEAVVRDISAKKSEPEWMLQTRLKALRTFDKKPMPNWGSNLEGIYFDNIKYFVRSSEKQAATWDDLPEDIRNTYDKLGIPEAEKQRLVSGVAAQYESEVVYHSIREDLEAQGVIFLDTDSGLREHPELFKQYFGTVIPAGDNKFSALNTAVWSGGSFIYVPKGVHVDIPLQAYFRINTENMGQFERTLIIVDEDAYVHYVEGCTAPIYKSDSLHSAVVEIIVKPGGRCRYTTIQNWSNNVYNLVTKRARAEAGATMEWVDGNIGSKVTMKYPAVWMTGEHAKGEVLSVAFAGEGQHQDTGAKMLHLAPNTSSNIVSKSVARGGGRASYRGLVQVNKGAHGSRSSVKCDALLVDTISRSDTYPYVDIREDDVTMGHEATVSKVSEDQLFYLMSRGMTEDEAMAMVVRGFVEPIAKELPMEYALELNRLIELQMEGAVG; encoded by the coding sequence ATGACGACCACCCCCGAGGCCCTGACCCAGGAGCAGACCATCGAGTCGCTGGGTCGATACGGCTATGGCTGGGCGGATTCCGACGTCGCGGGCGCCAGCGCTCAGCGCGGGCTGTCTGAGGCAGTGGTGCGCGACATCTCCGCCAAGAAGAGCGAGCCCGAATGGATGCTGCAGACCCGGCTGAAGGCGCTGCGCACATTCGACAAGAAGCCGATGCCGAATTGGGGTTCCAACCTCGAGGGCATCTACTTCGACAACATCAAGTACTTCGTGCGGTCCAGCGAAAAGCAGGCCGCCACGTGGGATGACCTGCCTGAGGACATCCGGAACACCTACGACAAGCTCGGCATCCCCGAGGCGGAGAAGCAGCGCCTGGTGTCCGGTGTCGCCGCGCAGTACGAGTCGGAGGTCGTCTACCACTCGATCCGCGAGGATCTGGAGGCTCAAGGCGTCATCTTCCTGGACACCGACTCCGGGCTACGTGAGCATCCCGAGCTCTTCAAGCAGTACTTCGGCACGGTGATCCCGGCCGGTGACAACAAGTTCTCCGCGCTGAACACCGCTGTCTGGTCGGGTGGTTCGTTCATCTACGTGCCAAAGGGTGTCCACGTCGACATCCCGCTGCAGGCGTACTTCCGCATCAACACCGAGAACATGGGCCAGTTCGAGCGCACGCTGATCATCGTCGACGAAGACGCCTACGTGCACTACGTCGAGGGGTGTACTGCGCCGATCTACAAGAGCGACTCGTTGCACTCGGCCGTTGTCGAGATCATCGTGAAGCCTGGTGGCCGTTGCCGTTACACGACGATTCAGAACTGGTCGAACAACGTCTACAACCTCGTCACGAAAAGAGCGCGGGCGGAAGCCGGCGCCACCATGGAGTGGGTCGACGGCAACATCGGCTCAAAGGTCACGATGAAGTACCCCGCCGTGTGGATGACCGGCGAGCACGCCAAGGGCGAGGTGCTTTCGGTGGCGTTCGCGGGCGAGGGTCAGCATCAGGACACCGGCGCGAAGATGCTTCACCTGGCGCCGAACACCTCGAGCAACATCGTGTCGAAGTCTGTCGCACGCGGCGGCGGTCGCGCGTCCTATCGCGGCCTGGTTCAGGTCAACAAGGGTGCGCACGGCTCGCGGTCCAGCGTGAAATGCGATGCGCTACTTGTCGACACCATCAGCCGCAGTGACACCTATCCCTACGTCGACATCCGCGAGGACGACGTCACTATGGGCCACGAAGCCACGGTGTCGAAGGTCAGCGAGGACCAGCTGTTCTATCTGATGAGCCGCGGGATGACCGAGGACGAGGCGATGGCGATGGTGGTGCGCGGCTTCGTCGAGCCGATCGCGAAGGAACTCCCGATGGAATACGCACTCGAACTGAACCGTCTGATCGAGCTGCAGATGGAAGGCGCGGTCGGCTAG
- a CDS encoding helix-turn-helix transcriptional regulator produces the protein MKFGPDGTDRHTRGAIVRHLLESGPVTAGEIGEQLGISAAGVRRHLDALMDAGDAQSSAAAAWQHSGRGRPAKRYRLTAAGRAKMGHAYDDLAAAAMRQLREIGGDDAVRTFARRRIDTILSGVTEGPDDVESVVERVAGALTEAGYAATATEVSAPLHGIELCQHHCPVSHVAEEFPELCETEREAFAEILGTHVQRLATIVNGNCACTTHVPLTESNTLRHTAPAEATTTHKLGAST, from the coding sequence GTGAAATTCGGCCCGGACGGAACCGATCGCCACACCCGTGGCGCCATCGTCCGGCACCTGCTGGAGTCCGGACCCGTCACCGCAGGTGAGATAGGCGAGCAGCTCGGAATCTCGGCCGCGGGCGTGCGCAGGCATCTCGACGCGCTGATGGACGCCGGAGATGCACAGTCCAGCGCGGCAGCGGCCTGGCAACACAGCGGGCGAGGACGTCCCGCCAAGCGCTACCGGTTGACCGCGGCCGGACGCGCCAAGATGGGTCACGCCTATGACGACCTCGCGGCCGCGGCCATGCGCCAGCTACGCGAGATCGGTGGCGACGACGCCGTGCGCACGTTCGCCCGCCGCCGCATCGACACCATCCTCTCGGGAGTAACCGAGGGACCCGATGACGTTGAATCAGTCGTCGAGCGTGTAGCAGGAGCACTGACCGAGGCCGGGTATGCCGCAACCGCCACAGAGGTGAGCGCCCCGTTGCACGGAATCGAGCTATGCCAGCATCACTGCCCGGTATCGCACGTCGCCGAAGAGTTCCCCGAGCTGTGCGAGACCGAGCGAGAGGCCTTCGCCGAGATCCTGGGTACGCATGTACAGAGGCTCGCCACGATCGTCAACGGTAACTGCGCGTGTACGACGCACGTGCCGCTCACCGAGAGCAACACCCTTCGGCACACAGCCCCCGCCGAAGCCACCACCACACACAAGCTAGGAGCGTCGACATGA
- the mptB gene encoding polyprenol phosphomannose-dependent alpha 1,6 mannosyltransferase MptB, with translation MAARSGSLSSSIAKWHADERAVGSPLNDTEVIAMRRTRLFGATGTVLMAIGALGVGARPVVQDPTFGVRLLNLPSRIQTVSLTMTTTGAVMMALAWLMLGRFALGNRRMSRSQLDRTLLLWVLPLLIAPPMYSRDVYSYLAQSEIAVKGLDPYRVGPAPGLGLDHVFTLSVPNMWRDTPAPYGPLFLWIGEGISRITGENIVAAVLCHRLMVLLGVGLIVWATPRLARRCGVAEVSALWLGAANPLLIMHLVAGIHNEALMLGLMLAGTEFALRGIDAARPLIPKPLAWPQGPEAWARWRPSLMLLIGVVLITMSSQVKLPSLLALGFVAMALACRWGGTFKAFILAGGSLTAVSVAVMALIGWASGLGFGWLFTLGTANVVRSWMSLPTLAALGTGQVGILLGLGDHTTAILGLTRAIGVSVIAVLVTWLLLAVLRGRLHPVGGLGVALGLTVLLFPVVQPWYVLWAVIPLAAWATRPAFRTTTIVVTLVVGIFGPTANGDRFTLFQILLAVVASTVIALLLMALTYNHLPWRRIPGENTTDDGVQPAAEKPPLPPTPPVKPDAYAESP, from the coding sequence ATGGCCGCGCGCTCCGGCTCCCTCAGCTCGTCGATTGCCAAGTGGCACGCCGACGAGCGCGCCGTCGGCTCACCACTCAACGACACCGAAGTCATCGCGATGCGCAGGACGCGCCTGTTCGGTGCGACGGGCACGGTACTGATGGCGATCGGCGCGCTGGGCGTCGGCGCCCGCCCGGTGGTGCAGGACCCGACGTTCGGCGTTCGGCTGCTGAACCTGCCGTCGCGGATTCAGACGGTCTCGCTGACCATGACGACCACCGGCGCGGTGATGATGGCGCTCGCGTGGTTGATGCTCGGACGCTTCGCCCTCGGCAATCGCCGCATGTCCCGCAGCCAACTGGACCGCACGCTGCTGCTGTGGGTGCTGCCGCTGCTCATCGCGCCGCCGATGTACAGCCGCGACGTCTACTCCTATCTGGCACAGAGCGAGATCGCGGTCAAGGGCCTCGACCCGTATCGGGTCGGCCCCGCACCCGGGCTCGGGTTGGATCACGTCTTCACGCTGTCGGTGCCGAACATGTGGCGCGACACCCCGGCGCCGTACGGGCCGCTATTCCTGTGGATCGGTGAGGGTATATCGCGCATCACCGGGGAGAACATCGTCGCCGCGGTGCTCTGTCATCGCCTGATGGTGCTGCTCGGTGTCGGCCTGATTGTTTGGGCCACACCACGTTTGGCGCGGCGGTGCGGTGTGGCTGAGGTGAGCGCGCTGTGGCTCGGCGCGGCCAACCCGCTGCTGATCATGCATCTGGTCGCCGGCATCCACAACGAGGCGTTGATGCTGGGCCTGATGCTGGCGGGCACCGAGTTCGCGCTGCGGGGCATCGATGCCGCCCGGCCGTTGATCCCGAAACCATTGGCCTGGCCGCAGGGACCGGAGGCCTGGGCGCGGTGGCGACCGTCGCTGATGCTCCTCATCGGCGTCGTGCTCATCACGATGTCTTCTCAGGTCAAGCTGCCATCGCTGCTCGCACTGGGCTTCGTGGCCATGGCCCTTGCGTGCCGTTGGGGTGGCACTTTCAAGGCATTCATTCTCGCCGGCGGATCGCTCACCGCGGTGTCGGTGGCGGTGATGGCGCTGATCGGCTGGGCCAGCGGACTCGGGTTCGGCTGGCTCTTCACCCTGGGCACCGCGAACGTGGTGCGCAGCTGGATGTCCCTGCCTACCCTGGCCGCACTGGGCACCGGACAGGTCGGGATTCTGCTCGGGCTCGGCGATCACACCACGGCGATCCTCGGGCTGACCCGTGCCATCGGTGTCAGCGTCATCGCCGTGCTGGTGACCTGGCTGCTGCTGGCAGTGCTCCGCGGGCGACTGCATCCGGTCGGCGGGCTCGGTGTCGCACTCGGTCTGACCGTGCTGCTGTTCCCGGTGGTTCAGCCCTGGTACGTGCTCTGGGCAGTCATTCCGCTCGCCGCGTGGGCCACCCGCCCGGCGTTCCGCACGACGACAATCGTGGTCACGTTGGTGGTGGGCATCTTCGGCCCGACGGCCAACGGCGACCGCTTCACCTTGTTCCAGATCCTGCTGGCCGTCGTGGCGAGCACGGTGATCGCCCTGCTGCTCATGGCGCTGACCTACAACCATCTGCCGTGGCGAAGGATCCCCGGCGAGAACACCACTGACGACGGCGTGCAGCCCGCCGCCGAGAAGCCCCCGCTACCGCCGACCCCACCGGTGAAGCCCGACGCCTACGCTGAATCCCCGTGA
- a CDS encoding ABC transporter permease, with amino-acid sequence MTNRFAPGTFTPDPHSATVQKMLAAQFRLELKLLLRNGEQLLLTMFIPITLLVGLTLLPFGSFGDNRASTFVPAIMALAVISTAFTGQAIAVAFDRRYGALKRLGATALPVWGIIAGKSLAVVAVVFFQAIVLGAIGFALGWRPPIAGLTLGAVIIALGTAGFAALGLLLGGTLRAEIVLAVANLLWFVFAGLGALTVESDMVPTALAWIARLTPSGALTEALTQAMTPSVDWFGLAVLAVWGAVAALCALRWFRFT; translated from the coding sequence ATGACGAATCGCTTTGCGCCAGGGACTTTCACGCCGGACCCGCATTCGGCCACGGTGCAGAAGATGTTGGCCGCGCAGTTCCGCCTCGAGCTGAAGCTCCTGCTGCGCAACGGCGAACAGCTGCTGTTGACCATGTTCATCCCGATCACGTTGCTCGTGGGCCTAACGTTGCTGCCGTTCGGATCGTTCGGCGACAACCGCGCGTCGACGTTCGTTCCCGCGATCATGGCGCTTGCGGTGATCTCGACGGCCTTCACCGGACAGGCCATCGCCGTGGCGTTCGACCGCCGCTATGGCGCCCTGAAACGCCTCGGGGCCACCGCGCTGCCGGTCTGGGGCATCATCGCGGGCAAATCCCTCGCGGTGGTCGCCGTGGTGTTCTTTCAGGCAATTGTGCTGGGCGCCATAGGCTTTGCGCTCGGCTGGCGTCCGCCGATCGCCGGTCTGACCTTGGGTGCGGTGATCATCGCGCTGGGCACGGCGGGTTTCGCCGCGCTCGGCCTGCTGCTGGGCGGGACACTACGCGCCGAGATCGTGTTGGCGGTGGCGAACCTGCTCTGGTTCGTGTTCGCGGGGCTGGGTGCGCTGACTGTCGAGAGCGACATGGTGCCCACCGCGCTGGCGTGGATCGCGAGGCTCACGCCGTCCGGAGCGCTGACCGAGGCGCTGACCCAGGCGATGACGCCGTCAGTTGACTGGTTCGGCCTGGCGGTACTCGCGGTGTGGGGTGCCGTTGCGGCCCTCTGCGCCCTGCGCTGGTTCCGTTTCACCTGA
- a CDS encoding quinone oxidoreductase family protein: MYAIEVAETGGPEVLTYAKKPQPTPGPGEVLIKAEAIGVNFLDTYFRSGLYPRELPFILGNEVCGTVEAVGEEVAALAVGDRVVTAQANGAYAEYSLATADFCAYVPDGVGADVAAAALLKGMTAHYLIKSTYPVQQGDAVLVHAGAGGVGLILTQWATSMAARVITTVSTPEKAELSRQAGAVEVLDYPEDAAEFGAKIKDLTDGGVAVVYDGVGADTFDASIASLAIRGTLALFGASSGPVPPFDPQRLNAAGSLFLTRPTLVHYTRTPDEFAWRAGELLDAIAGGTINVTVSERYRLEDAQQAHRDLQGRKTVGSVVLIP; encoded by the coding sequence ATGTACGCCATCGAAGTCGCCGAGACCGGCGGACCAGAAGTGCTGACCTACGCCAAGAAGCCACAGCCGACCCCCGGGCCCGGTGAGGTACTGATCAAAGCCGAAGCGATCGGAGTGAACTTCCTCGACACGTACTTCCGTTCTGGGCTGTATCCGCGCGAGCTGCCGTTCATCCTCGGCAACGAGGTGTGCGGCACCGTCGAAGCCGTCGGCGAGGAAGTCGCGGCGCTGGCGGTCGGCGACCGCGTGGTCACCGCCCAGGCCAACGGCGCCTATGCCGAATATTCTTTGGCGACAGCCGATTTCTGCGCCTACGTGCCAGACGGCGTGGGCGCCGACGTGGCCGCGGCTGCTCTGCTCAAGGGGATGACCGCGCACTATCTGATCAAGTCGACGTATCCCGTGCAGCAGGGCGATGCTGTTCTGGTGCACGCCGGCGCGGGAGGCGTGGGGCTGATCCTGACGCAGTGGGCCACCAGCATGGCCGCCCGCGTGATCACCACGGTGTCCACGCCGGAGAAGGCGGAACTGTCGCGGCAGGCGGGCGCCGTCGAGGTTCTCGACTACCCCGAGGATGCCGCGGAGTTCGGCGCCAAGATCAAGGACCTCACCGACGGCGGGGTCGCCGTGGTCTACGACGGCGTCGGCGCCGACACCTTCGATGCCAGCATCGCCAGCCTTGCCATCCGCGGCACGCTGGCGCTGTTCGGGGCGTCCAGCGGGCCGGTGCCACCTTTCGATCCGCAGCGGCTCAACGCGGCCGGCTCGTTGTTCCTGACCCGGCCGACGCTGGTGCACTACACCCGCACACCCGATGAGTTCGCCTGGCGCGCCGGAGAACTGCTCGATGCCATCGCCGGCGGCACCATCAACGTCACGGTCAGTGAGCGATACCGCCTCGAGGACGCCCAGCAGGCGCACCGCGACCTGCAGGGCCGCAAGACGGTCGGCTCAGTCGTGCTGATCCCCTAA
- a CDS encoding NADP-dependent oxidoreductase, with the protein MSETNRRLVLAARPSGLVDESTVRMEPEPAPEPVDGVALVKVRYLSIDPTIRTWMDDVPSYLPPIQIGEVIRSGGVGEVIESRTDAYQPGQLLFGMTGWQDYVIADAGEKAMTVLPDGVPPGIAIGILGVTGMTAYFGITDVGQIKEGDVVVVSGAAGATGSAAGQIAKIKGAKKVVGIAGGPEKCAHIVDELGFDEAIDYKSQNVAARLHDACPDGIDLYFDNVGGSILNDCLANLALRGRVVLCGAISTYNDDGPPVGPSNYLTLLVRRGRMEGFIILDYLDRFPEAQLEMAGWIAEGKIKSSEHVVEGLENAPDALNLLFSGGNTGKVIVAL; encoded by the coding sequence GTGAGTGAAACGAACCGACGACTCGTCCTGGCCGCCCGTCCCTCCGGACTCGTCGATGAGAGCACCGTGCGTATGGAGCCGGAACCGGCACCCGAACCCGTCGACGGCGTGGCTCTGGTGAAGGTCCGGTATCTGTCCATCGACCCCACGATTCGCACGTGGATGGACGACGTGCCCAGCTATCTGCCGCCGATCCAGATCGGCGAGGTCATCCGCAGCGGCGGCGTCGGTGAGGTCATCGAGAGCCGGACCGACGCGTATCAGCCAGGTCAGCTGCTGTTCGGCATGACCGGGTGGCAGGACTACGTGATCGCGGATGCGGGCGAGAAGGCGATGACCGTGCTGCCGGACGGCGTGCCACCCGGAATCGCCATCGGCATCCTTGGCGTCACCGGCATGACCGCCTACTTCGGCATCACCGACGTCGGTCAGATCAAAGAGGGCGACGTCGTGGTGGTCTCCGGCGCCGCGGGCGCCACCGGCTCGGCGGCCGGCCAGATCGCGAAGATCAAGGGTGCGAAGAAGGTCGTCGGGATCGCGGGCGGGCCCGAGAAGTGCGCCCACATCGTCGACGAACTCGGCTTCGACGAGGCGATCGACTACAAGTCCCAGAACGTCGCCGCACGTCTTCACGACGCCTGCCCCGACGGCATCGACCTGTACTTCGACAACGTCGGCGGGTCGATCCTCAACGACTGTCTCGCGAATCTGGCGCTGCGGGGCCGCGTCGTGCTGTGCGGCGCGATCTCCACCTACAACGACGACGGCCCGCCGGTGGGTCCGAGCAACTACCTGACCCTGCTTGTGCGCCGTGGACGCATGGAAGGCTTCATCATCCTCGACTATCTCGACCGCTTCCCCGAGGCCCAGCTCGAGATGGCGGGCTGGATCGCCGAAGGCAAGATCAAGTCGTCCGAGCACGTCGTCGAGGGCCTCGAGAACGCACCCGACGCATTGAACCTGTTGTTCAGCGGTGGAAACACCGGCAAGGTGATCGTCGCGCTCTAA
- a CDS encoding ABC transporter ATP-binding protein, with protein sequence MRLRGVSKRYGSTTAVAGLDLDVETAEVLALLGPNGAGKTTTVEMCEGFIKPDSGTIEILGLDPFGDNAAVRERIGVMLQGGGAYPAARAGEMLDLVASYASNPLDPKWLMDTLGLTESARTTYRRLSGGQQQRLALACAVVGRPELVFLDEPTAGMDAHARIVVWELIDGLRRDGVTVVLTTHQLTEAEELADRIVIIDHGVAVASGTPAELMRSGAENQLRFRAPRMLDLSLLISALPETYQATETAPGEYLVEGDIDPQVLATVTAWCARVNVLATDMRVEQRSLEDVFLDLTGRELR encoded by the coding sequence GTGCGCCTGCGCGGGGTCAGCAAGCGGTACGGGTCGACGACGGCGGTGGCAGGTCTCGACCTCGACGTCGAGACCGCCGAAGTGCTCGCGCTGCTCGGCCCCAACGGCGCGGGCAAGACCACGACGGTCGAGATGTGTGAGGGCTTCATCAAGCCCGACTCGGGCACGATCGAGATCCTCGGCCTGGATCCGTTCGGCGACAACGCCGCGGTCCGCGAACGGATCGGTGTGATGCTGCAGGGCGGCGGCGCGTACCCCGCGGCGCGGGCGGGCGAAATGCTGGACCTCGTCGCCTCCTACGCCTCGAACCCGCTGGACCCCAAATGGTTGATGGACACGCTGGGCCTGACGGAGTCGGCGCGCACGACCTACCGCAGGCTCTCGGGTGGCCAGCAGCAGCGGTTGGCGCTCGCGTGCGCCGTGGTGGGCAGGCCGGAGCTGGTGTTCCTCGACGAGCCGACCGCGGGTATGGATGCGCATGCCCGAATCGTGGTGTGGGAGTTGATCGATGGACTGCGCCGCGACGGCGTCACCGTGGTGCTGACCACCCATCAGCTGACCGAGGCCGAGGAGCTGGCCGACCGCATCGTCATCATCGATCACGGTGTCGCGGTGGCCAGCGGAACGCCCGCGGAGCTGATGCGCAGCGGTGCCGAGAACCAATTGCGTTTCCGCGCACCGCGAATGCTCGACTTGTCACTGTTGATATCGGCGCTTCCCGAGACCTATCAGGCGACCGAGACGGCGCCCGGCGAATACCTTGTCGAGGGCGACATCGACCCACAGGTGCTGGCGACGGTGACCGCGTGGTGTGCACGGGTCAACGTGCTGGCCACCGATATGCGGGTGGAGCAACGCAGCCTCGAGGACGTGTTCCTCGACTTGACCGGTCGGGAGTTGCGATGA
- a CDS encoding COX15/CtaA family protein yields the protein MPVGRIFLRLVDLLPLPSLRVQRAIAAAVVLTQGGIAVTGAIVRVTASGLGCPTWPQCFPGSFTPIPHPEVAGIHQAVEFGNRMITFLVVLTAALAVLAVTRARRRREVLVYAWLMPVSTVVQAVIGGITVLTGLLWWTVAIHLLASMTMVWVSVLLYVKICEPDTGVVRHRVPKPLRQLTILSAIALAAVLVTGTLVTGAGPHAGDKSITQPVPRLEVEIVTLVQLHATLLVVYLSLLVALVFGLRAVNAARPVVRRLAVLLVLVAGQALVGRVQYALDVPAALVALHVALAAACTAATAALWASMRERAEPEALEGFLDPDGEVALPAAPGSGV from the coding sequence GTGCCCGTCGGACGAATCTTCCTGCGACTGGTCGATCTTCTGCCGTTGCCGAGCCTGCGGGTCCAGCGCGCCATCGCCGCCGCCGTCGTCCTGACGCAGGGCGGGATCGCGGTAACCGGCGCGATCGTTCGCGTCACCGCGTCGGGTCTCGGTTGCCCGACCTGGCCGCAGTGCTTCCCCGGTAGCTTCACCCCGATCCCCCACCCTGAAGTCGCGGGAATCCACCAGGCCGTCGAGTTCGGCAACCGGATGATCACGTTCCTGGTGGTGCTCACCGCCGCGCTGGCGGTGCTGGCCGTCACGCGCGCGCGCAGGCGCCGCGAGGTCCTCGTGTACGCATGGCTGATGCCGGTGTCGACCGTGGTTCAGGCCGTGATCGGCGGGATCACGGTGCTCACCGGCCTGCTGTGGTGGACGGTCGCCATCCACCTGCTGGCGTCGATGACGATGGTTTGGGTGTCGGTGCTGCTCTACGTGAAGATCTGCGAACCCGATACCGGCGTCGTGCGGCACCGGGTTCCGAAACCGTTGCGCCAGTTGACCATTCTCAGTGCGATTGCGCTGGCCGCCGTGCTCGTGACCGGAACACTGGTCACCGGCGCGGGTCCGCACGCCGGCGACAAGAGCATCACCCAGCCGGTGCCGCGGCTTGAAGTTGAAATCGTCACCCTGGTGCAGCTGCACGCAACGTTGCTGGTGGTTTACCTGTCGCTGTTGGTGGCGTTGGTGTTCGGGCTGCGCGCGGTCAACGCAGCACGACCGGTCGTCAGGCGACTCGCCGTGCTGCTGGTTCTCGTGGCGGGGCAAGCCCTTGTCGGGCGCGTGCAATACGCCCTCGATGTCCCCGCCGCTCTGGTGGCGCTGCACGTCGCCCTCGCGGCCGCGTGCACGGCGGCCACCGCCGCGCTATGGGCGTCGATGCGAGAGCGGGCCGAGCCCGAGGCGCTCGAGGGTTTCCTCGACCCCGACGGCGAAGTCGCGTTGCCTGCTGCTCCGGGTAGCGGCGTCTAG
- a CDS encoding TetR/AcrR family transcriptional regulator: MRRRRGDELDTAIRGAVLALLAEHGPTGVTMEAVAAAAQTSKPVLYRRWPDRGALLRDTLLRIATTAIPHEDTGSYRSDMLAILRGWAALFTGPESTALRAAVAAAAHDPELTAAFQQDVIGWRKTEMAALLARGIERGDVRPDVPVEIARELGQSVLWHRLLVTGDPIDDDLVVQLVDEVLVPFVAPRG, translated from the coding sequence ATGCGGCGACGTCGCGGCGACGAGCTGGACACTGCCATCCGGGGTGCGGTACTGGCGCTGCTCGCTGAGCACGGGCCCACGGGAGTGACCATGGAGGCGGTCGCCGCCGCTGCGCAGACCAGCAAGCCGGTGCTGTACCGGCGGTGGCCGGACCGCGGCGCATTGTTGCGCGACACCTTGCTGCGCATCGCGACCACGGCGATTCCCCATGAGGACACCGGCAGCTACCGCAGCGACATGCTCGCGATCTTGCGTGGATGGGCGGCGCTGTTCACCGGGCCGGAATCCACCGCGCTGCGTGCCGCCGTCGCCGCGGCGGCCCACGATCCAGAGCTGACGGCGGCGTTTCAGCAGGATGTCATCGGCTGGCGTAAGACGGAGATGGCCGCCCTGCTGGCCCGCGGTATAGAACGTGGCGACGTACGGCCCGACGTCCCCGTCGAGATCGCCCGCGAGCTCGGGCAGAGCGTGCTCTGGCATCGCCTGTTGGTCACCGGCGACCCGATCGATGATGACCTCGTCGTGCAGTTGGTCGACGAGGTCCTGGTGCCATTCGTCGCGCCTCGCGGATAA